From Flavobacterium alkalisoli, the proteins below share one genomic window:
- the eno gene encoding phosphopyruvate hydratase, whose amino-acid sequence MSIIIKVHARQILDSRGNPTVEVDVITENGILGRAAVPSGASTGEHEAVELRDGGKSYMGKGVLKAVENVNTKLAGEIVGMSVFEQNAIDKAMIELDGTANKSNLGANAILGVSLAVAKAAANELGMPLYRYVGGVSANTLPVPMMNIINGGSHSDAPIAFQEFMIMPVKAKDFTHAMQIGTEVFHNLKKVLHDRNLSTAVGDEGGFAPNLAGGTEDALDTIKKAVENAGYKFGDEVMIALDCAASEFYVNGKYDYTKFEGAEGKVRTSQEQADYLAELAAKYPIISIEDGMYEDDWEGWKYLTEKIGDKVQLVGDDLFVTNVERLSRGIEQNIANSILIKVNQIGTLTETIAAVNMAHNAGYTSVMSHRSGETEDNTIADLAVALNCGQIKTGSASRSDRMAKYNQLLRIEEELAEVAYFPRENAFKVKR is encoded by the coding sequence ATGAGCATTATTATTAAAGTACATGCAAGGCAAATATTGGATTCTCGTGGTAATCCTACAGTAGAGGTTGATGTAATTACTGAAAATGGTATACTAGGTAGGGCAGCGGTTCCTTCAGGAGCTTCTACCGGAGAGCACGAAGCAGTTGAATTGCGTGATGGCGGTAAGTCTTATATGGGTAAAGGCGTACTTAAAGCTGTAGAAAATGTAAATACTAAACTGGCAGGTGAAATTGTTGGTATGTCTGTATTCGAGCAAAATGCTATAGACAAAGCTATGATTGAACTTGATGGTACTGCAAATAAATCAAACCTTGGCGCTAACGCAATTCTTGGTGTTTCTTTAGCAGTTGCTAAAGCAGCGGCAAACGAATTGGGTATGCCGTTATACAGATATGTAGGTGGTGTTTCTGCTAATACGCTTCCTGTTCCAATGATGAACATCATCAACGGAGGTTCGCATTCTGATGCGCCTATCGCTTTCCAGGAGTTTATGATCATGCCTGTAAAAGCTAAAGACTTTACTCATGCTATGCAGATAGGTACAGAGGTTTTCCATAACCTTAAAAAAGTACTTCATGACAGAAACCTAAGTACAGCTGTAGGTGATGAGGGTGGTTTTGCTCCAAACCTTGCAGGAGGTACTGAGGATGCTCTTGATACTATTAAGAAAGCTGTAGAAAATGCCGGATACAAGTTTGGCGATGAAGTTATGATTGCTCTTGACTGTGCAGCATCTGAATTCTATGTAAACGGTAAATATGACTATACTAAATTTGAAGGTGCAGAAGGTAAAGTAAGAACTTCTCAGGAGCAGGCAGATTATCTGGCTGAGCTTGCTGCTAAGTATCCTATTATCTCTATCGAAGATGGTATGTATGAGGATGACTGGGAAGGATGGAAATACCTTACTGAGAAAATAGGAGATAAAGTTCAGTTAGTAGGTGACGATTTATTTGTAACTAATGTTGAGCGCCTTTCAAGAGGTATTGAGCAAAACATTGCTAACTCAATTCTTATTAAAGTTAACCAGATTGGTACTTTAACCGAAACTATTGCAGCTGTAAACATGGCTCACAATGCAGGTTATACATCTGTAATGTCTCACCGTTCGGGAGAAACTGAAGATAATACAATTGCTGACTTAGCAGTTGCATTAAACTGTGGCCAGATCAAAACAGGTTCTGCTTCACGTAGTGACCGTATGGCTAAATACAACCAGTTACTAAGAATTGAGGAAGAGCTTGCTGAAGTGGCTTATTTTCCAAGAGAAAACGCTTTTAAAGTAAAAAGATAA
- a CDS encoding tetratricopeptide repeat-containing sensor histidine kinase gives MINILHMKLLKLLPVCVAILLPLTCFSQNKVLDSLLTELEKADTDAKKVELLNAVGAEYIENDPATMMQYAEKALKLAQQKKLKKGEGEAWFNMGNANIMLSNYSKAIKSFTSAQDIFEQLFAEDASDKSEIKGYLAKTYGSIGIVCSEQNNYAKALEYYFKALKLYKEAKQQQIVFRLYNNIGIVYKTQGEYAKALEYFNKTLEIQKELNDDTAGTTITNIGNIYLLQNKNKEAFASYQEAINIFERFNSKRGLGELYNSLGNYYEKTGDKAKAEEYYNKGLEVFEGVGEKYGASASLGFLGDLYAGQGKTKQAVEFLNKSSAFAQEIGVLEQVKTSEKSLSDLYEKQGDYKLALLHYKKFEEAKDSIVNAENIKNIVREEMNYEMERKAELQKIESEKKQAIYNEEVKRHNQQMFFVVLFILLMFGVVFLVSNRRQLKKTLTLQKELAEYEQKALHLQMNPHFVFNCLGSISSFIVQNGTDSAIKYLSKFSKLMRLTLEYSKESLIPIDKEIEGLQNYLELEQLRFNKLFDFSIVKDSHIEDDMAIPPLLLQPFIENAIIHGLVPKKEKGIIHVDFALNGDKLVCTVTDNGIGFKKSKELKENSVTVHKSMALEITRKRLEVIQAFTSKTSKVEINDVIDENGETAGTKIVLNLPIQYATN, from the coding sequence ATGATTAACATATTGCATATGAAGCTGTTGAAATTGCTCCCTGTATGTGTAGCTATACTTTTACCTTTAACCTGTTTTTCTCAAAACAAGGTGTTAGACAGTCTTTTAACCGAGCTGGAAAAGGCAGATACCGATGCCAAAAAGGTTGAGTTGCTAAATGCTGTGGGAGCAGAGTATATTGAAAATGATCCTGCTACAATGATGCAGTATGCCGAAAAAGCCTTAAAGCTGGCTCAGCAGAAAAAATTGAAGAAAGGGGAAGGTGAGGCATGGTTTAATATGGGTAATGCCAATATTATGCTGAGTAATTATTCTAAAGCCATAAAGAGCTTTACAAGTGCGCAGGATATTTTTGAGCAGCTGTTTGCCGAAGATGCCTCTGATAAAAGTGAGATTAAAGGATATCTTGCTAAGACCTATGGTAGTATTGGTATAGTTTGCTCAGAGCAGAATAACTATGCAAAAGCTTTAGAGTACTATTTTAAGGCGCTTAAACTTTATAAGGAGGCTAAGCAGCAGCAAATAGTATTCAGGCTTTATAATAATATTGGAATAGTATATAAAACTCAGGGTGAATATGCCAAGGCTTTAGAATATTTCAATAAGACGCTGGAAATTCAAAAAGAGCTGAACGATGATACTGCAGGGACCACGATAACCAATATTGGTAATATTTATTTACTGCAAAATAAAAATAAAGAGGCTTTTGCTTCTTATCAGGAAGCGATTAACATATTTGAAAGGTTTAACAGTAAACGAGGATTGGGCGAGTTATACAACTCTCTTGGTAATTATTACGAGAAGACCGGTGATAAAGCTAAAGCAGAAGAATATTATAATAAAGGGCTTGAAGTTTTTGAAGGTGTTGGCGAAAAGTACGGTGCTTCGGCATCGTTAGGCTTTTTAGGTGATTTGTATGCAGGGCAGGGTAAAACCAAGCAGGCAGTTGAGTTTCTAAATAAATCATCGGCTTTTGCTCAGGAGATTGGGGTTCTTGAACAGGTTAAAACTTCTGAAAAGAGCCTTAGCGACCTTTATGAGAAGCAAGGGGATTATAAGCTGGCATTGCTACATTATAAAAAATTTGAAGAAGCCAAAGATAGTATTGTTAATGCCGAAAACATTAAGAATATTGTTAGGGAGGAAATGAATTACGAAATGGAGCGTAAAGCTGAACTCCAGAAGATAGAGAGTGAAAAGAAACAGGCTATTTATAATGAAGAAGTAAAACGACATAATCAACAGATGTTTTTTGTTGTGCTGTTTATCCTGCTTATGTTTGGTGTAGTCTTCCTGGTATCAAACAGGAGGCAGCTTAAAAAGACGCTTACCCTGCAAAAGGAATTGGCGGAATATGAGCAAAAGGCGCTCCATCTCCAAATGAACCCTCATTTTGTTTTTAACTGTTTAGGATCTATTTCCAGCTTTATAGTGCAAAATGGTACAGATTCGGCTATAAAATACCTGTCTAAATTCTCTAAGCTTATGCGCTTAACCTTAGAGTACAGTAAAGAGTCGCTTATTCCTATTGATAAGGAAATTGAAGGATTGCAAAATTACCTGGAACTGGAACAGCTTCGATTTAATAAGTTGTTTGATTTTTCTATAGTAAAAGATTCGCACATAGAGGATGATATGGCTATACCGCCACTCCTGTTGCAACCTTTTATTGAAAATGCAATTATACATGGGCTGGTTCCTAAAAAAGAAAAAGGGATTATACATGTTGATTTTGCCTTAAACGGTGATAAGCTTGTATGTACAGTTACCGATAACGGTATAGGATTTAAAAAATCGAAAGAGCTTAAGGAAAATTCGGTTACGGTTCATAAATCTATGGCGCTTGAAATAACAAGAAAGAGGCTGGAAGTAATACAGGCCTTTACTTCTAAAACATCAAAAGTGGAAATAAACGACGTGATTGATGAAAACGGGGAAACCGCAGGAACTAAGATTGTTTTAAATTTACCAATACAATACGCAACGAACTAG
- a CDS encoding LytR/AlgR family response regulator transcription factor, which translates to MITALLIDDDANLRNGMKSFLIRYAPDIEIVGEADSVKAGISAIEFHQPNVVFLDIQLGDGTGFDILEQVMQRKGSLSCHVVFITAHEQYAVKAFRFSALDYLLKPVDPEDLNNVVDKIKKTLSGNDNYAHIDLLLENIRKKVNKFKRIALSTSDGIHLFEVSDIIRCESQDNYTKFYIKDNKPILIAKTLKEYEDLLSEQGFERIHQSHLINLAYLKSYIKKDGGYAVMADNSHLPISQRKKERLQEILKSM; encoded by the coding sequence ATGATTACAGCACTACTGATAGACGACGACGCTAACCTGAGAAACGGTATGAAAAGCTTTTTAATACGATATGCTCCCGATATAGAAATAGTAGGGGAGGCAGACAGTGTTAAAGCAGGAATAAGTGCTATTGAGTTTCATCAGCCTAATGTTGTGTTTTTGGATATTCAGCTAGGCGATGGTACAGGTTTCGATATTCTGGAACAGGTAATGCAGCGAAAAGGCAGTCTTTCCTGTCATGTGGTATTTATCACGGCACACGAACAGTATGCGGTAAAAGCATTCCGTTTTAGTGCGCTGGATTATCTTTTAAAACCAGTAGATCCGGAGGACTTGAATAATGTTGTGGATAAGATTAAAAAAACCTTGTCAGGAAATGATAACTATGCTCATATTGATCTGCTGCTGGAAAACATACGTAAGAAAGTGAATAAGTTTAAAAGAATTGCACTTTCTACTTCCGATGGTATTCATTTGTTTGAAGTGAGCGATATTATACGTTGTGAATCGCAGGATAATTATACCAAGTTCTATATAAAAGACAATAAGCCGATTTTAATAGCCAAAACACTCAAGGAATATGAAGACCTGCTGTCAGAACAGGGCTTTGAACGTATTCATCAGTCACATCTTATAAATCTGGCTTATTTGAAGTCGTACATAAAGAAAGACGGAGGATATGCTGTAATGGCAGATAATAGCCATTTGCCGATTAGCCAAAGGAAAAAAGAGCGTTTGCAGGAAATATTAAAGTCGATGTAA
- a CDS encoding T9SS type A sorting domain-containing protein produces the protein MEKKLLYLLLLFSGIASAQIVNIPDINFKNKLLSASISNDVAKDVNGNSIVIDNNNDYEIQESEALLVWELSLFGAGMTDATGLEYFTNLRSLECANNSNLTYLDLSSLINLEDFNCDAGTGLEFLSFAGLSNLQTVYISDTNLETINLTGTIGMQEFILEDVPASNLDFSYMTDLTKLELYNTNLINIDLSNSSFLPLLKCIGNNLLETINLKNGNSFFVGLGTDISDNSNLNFICVDEGEESLIEGFIGSGNNPSYSSYCSFTPGGDYNTITGTAVFDADIDGCGPEDFPYSFVKISINDGTEGGYAFTNTNGEYSFYTQEGDFTITPEFEDDWFTVTPAAVNFPVVDGSVSVQNFCIAPNGVHNDVEVVMVPIVPASPGFDAVYKIVYKNKGNQIASGTVGCAWDYEILTPVALQPMADDIGLGIYGWNYSNLQPFENREILMTLHVNSPTDEPAVNIDDVLPFTATINGGTDENPGDNEYVFNQVVIGAYDPNNIICIEGETASVDDIGNYLHYVVNFENTGTAAASFVVVKHIINEADFDIASLQILNSSHQVEARITSNVIEFIFDNINLNALDHGNILFKLKSKADLAEGDQVMNQANIYFDYNYPVETNEAITEFAGILGTGEFIQDASVKVYPNPASDMITVVADDNLQSVTLYDIQGRLLQTQLVNDKETKLNISDRQKGIYFLKITSDKGVKVEKIAKE, from the coding sequence ATGGAAAAGAAACTACTTTATTTATTACTACTGTTCTCAGGTATTGCCAGTGCTCAGATAGTTAATATACCTGATATTAATTTTAAGAATAAACTGTTGTCAGCAAGTATATCTAATGATGTTGCTAAAGATGTTAATGGTAATTCAATTGTTATTGATAATAATAATGATTATGAAATTCAGGAAAGTGAAGCACTTTTGGTATGGGAGTTGAGCTTGTTTGGTGCAGGAATGACTGATGCCACAGGTTTGGAGTATTTTACTAATTTGAGAAGTTTAGAATGTGCTAATAATAGCAATCTCACTTATTTAGATTTGTCGAGTTTGATTAATCTTGAAGATTTCAATTGTGATGCAGGAACCGGATTAGAGTTTTTAAGCTTTGCTGGTTTGTCCAATCTTCAAACGGTTTATATTTCAGATACGAATCTTGAAACAATTAATCTTACCGGGACAATAGGAATGCAAGAATTTATATTGGAAGATGTTCCTGCTTCAAATTTAGATTTCTCTTATATGACTGATCTTACTAAATTAGAGCTTTATAATACTAATCTTATAAATATTGATTTAAGTAATTCTTCTTTTCTTCCTCTGTTAAAATGTATTGGTAATAACCTTTTGGAAACCATAAATCTTAAAAATGGGAATAGTTTTTTTGTGGGGCTTGGCACAGATATAAGTGATAATTCCAATCTTAATTTCATATGTGTAGATGAAGGTGAAGAGTCTTTGATAGAAGGGTTTATTGGTTCTGGTAATAATCCTTCGTACAGTTCTTATTGCTCTTTCACTCCGGGAGGCGATTATAATACCATAACGGGTACTGCTGTTTTTGATGCTGACATTGACGGTTGTGGTCCGGAAGATTTTCCGTATTCTTTTGTAAAAATTAGTATAAATGATGGTACAGAAGGAGGTTATGCTTTTACCAATACAAATGGCGAATATAGCTTTTATACTCAGGAGGGAGATTTTACGATAACTCCGGAGTTTGAGGACGATTGGTTTACAGTAACTCCGGCAGCAGTTAACTTTCCGGTAGTTGATGGTTCTGTTTCAGTTCAAAACTTTTGTATAGCACCTAATGGTGTGCATAATGATGTGGAAGTTGTTATGGTGCCTATAGTGCCTGCAAGTCCTGGCTTTGATGCTGTCTATAAAATAGTTTATAAGAACAAAGGTAACCAAATAGCTTCAGGAACGGTAGGTTGTGCCTGGGATTATGAAATCCTTACACCTGTTGCTTTACAGCCAATGGCAGACGATATAGGATTGGGTATTTATGGGTGGAATTACTCTAACCTGCAGCCATTTGAAAACAGGGAAATTTTAATGACACTGCATGTTAACAGTCCTACGGATGAACCAGCTGTGAATATTGATGATGTATTGCCTTTTACAGCTACTATTAATGGAGGGACAGATGAAAATCCCGGAGATAATGAGTATGTGTTTAATCAGGTTGTTATAGGTGCATACGATCCTAATAACATAATATGTATAGAGGGTGAAACAGCTTCGGTAGATGATATAGGTAATTACCTGCATTATGTAGTTAATTTTGAAAATACAGGTACCGCAGCAGCTTCTTTTGTTGTAGTAAAACACATTATCAATGAGGCTGATTTTGATATTGCATCACTTCAGATTTTAAACAGTTCCCATCAGGTTGAAGCTCGAATAACAAGTAATGTTATCGAGTTTATTTTCGATAATATAAATCTTAACGCCCTTGATCACGGTAATATACTGTTTAAGCTTAAATCTAAAGCTGATTTGGCAGAAGGCGATCAGGTAATGAATCAGGCTAATATTTATTTTGATTATAACTATCCTGTAGAAACAAATGAAGCGATTACTGAGTTTGCGGGTATTTTAGGTACAGGAGAGTTTATTCAGGATGCTTCTGTTAAGGTTTATCCTAATCCTGCATCAGATATGATTACTGTTGTGGCAGATGATAATTTACAGTCGGTAACACTGTATGATATTCAGGGAAGATTGCTGCAAACGCAACTGGTGAATGACAAAGAAACAAAACTTAATATTTCGGATAGGCAAAAAGGAATTTACTTCCTTAAAATAACTTCTGATAAGGGAGTTAAGGTGGAAAAAATTGCAAAAGAATAA
- a CDS encoding citrate synthase, which yields MSNIAILEIDGKKYEFPVIVGTENEVAIDINKLRGETGAITIDPGYKNSGSCTSDITFLDGEQGILRYRGYSIEDLAEKSNFLEVAYLLIFGELPTAAQIQKFENDIKKYTLVNEEMKNIIDGFPKTAHPMGVLASLTSALTAFNPKSVNVENEKEMYEAVCKTMAKFLVIATWTYRKNMGYPLNYYDNTKGYVENFMRLMFELPTGPYKMNPVVVNALDKLFILHADHEQNCSTSTVRMVGSSHAGLFASISAGVSALWGPLHGGANQAVLEMLEEIQKDGGDAEKFLAKAKDKNDPFRLMGFGHRVYKNFDPRAKIIKKAADEVLADLGVDDPVLDIAKKLEKAALEDDYFKSRNLYPNVDFYSGIIYRAMGIPTEMFTVLFAIGRLPGWIAQWKEMRVNKEPIGRPRQVYTGSPLRDFKGLNNR from the coding sequence ATGTCAAATATTGCAATATTGGAAATTGATGGCAAAAAATATGAGTTTCCGGTAATTGTGGGAACTGAAAATGAAGTAGCTATCGATATTAATAAGCTTAGAGGTGAAACAGGCGCCATTACTATAGATCCGGGTTATAAAAATTCGGGCTCATGTACCAGTGATATTACCTTCTTAGACGGAGAACAGGGTATTTTACGTTACAGAGGATATTCTATAGAGGATCTTGCCGAAAAATCTAACTTTTTAGAAGTAGCTTATCTTTTAATTTTTGGAGAACTTCCTACTGCAGCTCAAATACAAAAATTTGAGAATGACATAAAAAAATATACGCTTGTAAACGAGGAAATGAAAAACATCATTGATGGTTTCCCTAAAACGGCTCACCCAATGGGAGTTTTAGCATCGTTAACAAGTGCTCTTACTGCATTTAATCCTAAGTCGGTTAATGTAGAGAACGAAAAAGAAATGTATGAGGCTGTTTGTAAAACTATGGCTAAGTTCTTAGTTATAGCGACATGGACTTATAGAAAAAACATGGGTTATCCTCTAAATTATTATGATAACACTAAAGGATATGTAGAAAACTTTATGCGCTTAATGTTTGAGCTTCCTACAGGCCCTTACAAAATGAATCCTGTTGTTGTTAACGCTCTTGATAAACTATTTATCCTTCATGCAGACCACGAGCAAAACTGTTCTACTTCTACAGTAAGAATGGTAGGGTCATCTCATGCAGGTTTGTTTGCTTCAATTTCTGCAGGTGTATCTGCACTTTGGGGTCCTCTTCATGGAGGTGCTAACCAGGCAGTACTTGAAATGCTTGAGGAAATACAAAAAGACGGTGGTGATGCTGAAAAGTTCCTTGCTAAGGCAAAAGATAAAAACGATCCTTTCCGTTTAATGGGCTTTGGTCACAGGGTATATAAAAACTTTGACCCAAGAGCAAAAATCATCAAAAAAGCGGCAGATGAAGTTCTTGCTGATTTAGGTGTTGATGATCCGGTACTGGATATCGCTAAAAAACTTGAAAAAGCAGCTCTTGAGGACGATTACTTCAAATCAAGAAACCTATATCCTAACGTAGATTTCTATTCAGGAATCATTTACAGGGCTATGGGGATACCAACAGAGATGTTTACAGTGCTGTTTGCTATAGGCCGTTTACCGGGCTGGATTGCTCAGTGGAAAGAAATGAGAGTAAACAAAGAACCAATCGGTCGTCCAAGACAGGTTTACACAGGTAGTCCTCTTAGGGATTTTAAAGGTTTAAATAACAGATAA
- a CDS encoding dimethylarginine dimethylaminohydrolase family protein, with amino-acid sequence MLNLNIKNETSRLRAVILGTAVSNGPTPEIYEAYDPKSLEHIKAGTYPVEKDMVEEMEAFNKVFEKYDVKVYRPEIIENYNQIFSRDIGFVIEDVFIKANILPDRERELEAIQYIIDQIDPAKVVRPPDEVHIEGGDVMPWNDHIFIGTYKGSDYKDYITARTNMQGVNYIKELFPNKIVKEFDLVKSKIEPRDNALHLDCCFQPIGKDKGIIYKSGFREEADYMYLVNLFGMENLFHIDREEMYNMTSNVFSIAPDVVVIEKNFTRLKKWLLERDFTVEEVPYAEIAKQEGLLRCSTLPLIRD; translated from the coding sequence ATGTTGAATTTAAATATAAAGAACGAAACATCAAGATTAAGGGCTGTTATTCTGGGTACTGCTGTCAGCAACGGGCCAACTCCGGAAATATACGAAGCATACGACCCAAAATCTCTTGAGCACATTAAAGCCGGAACCTACCCTGTAGAAAAGGATATGGTAGAGGAAATGGAAGCTTTTAATAAGGTGTTTGAGAAATATGACGTTAAGGTATACCGTCCTGAAATTATAGAGAACTATAATCAGATATTTAGCCGTGACATCGGTTTTGTAATAGAAGATGTATTTATTAAAGCTAATATCCTTCCTGATAGGGAGAGGGAGCTTGAAGCTATACAATATATCATCGACCAGATTGATCCTGCAAAAGTAGTTCGTCCTCCGGATGAAGTGCATATAGAAGGGGGAGATGTTATGCCATGGAACGATCATATCTTTATAGGTACTTATAAAGGTAGCGATTATAAAGATTATATTACTGCAAGAACAAATATGCAGGGTGTAAACTATATAAAAGAGCTTTTCCCTAATAAGATTGTAAAGGAGTTTGATCTTGTAAAGTCTAAAATAGAACCTCGTGATAACGCCCTGCACTTAGATTGTTGTTTTCAGCCTATAGGTAAAGACAAGGGGATTATCTATAAAAGCGGTTTCCGTGAAGAGGCAGACTATATGTATCTTGTTAATCTGTTTGGTATGGAAAACCTTTTCCACATCGATAGAGAAGAGATGTATAATATGACATCTAATGTATTTTCTATAGCGCCTGATGTGGTTGTTATAGAAAAGAACTTTACCAGACTAAAAAAATGGTTACTTGAAAGGGACTTCACAGTAGAAGAAGTTCCGTATGCTGAAATTGCAAAGCAGGAAGGGCTTTTAAGATGTTCTACACTGCCGTTAATAAGGGATTAA
- the ctlX gene encoding citrulline utilization hydrolase CtlX, with product MRQITDTILMIRPVAFRMNEQTAVNNYYQKVMDNLLPDTVNAKAQQEFDAFADKLKAAGVNVVVVDDTVNPDTPDSIFPNNWVSFHENGDVALYPMFAENRRLERREEILDMLEDKGFVIENIVDYTSAEEDDIFLEGTGSIVLDRANHKAYCALSPRAEEELFIEFCEDFEYTPVIFEAFQTVNGERKHIYHTNVMMCIGETFAVICAECIDDKKERKMVLDNLKSDGKEIILLTEEQLNHFAGNMLQVRGNNDRSYLVMSASAHQVLTKDQIAKIEKHTEILSSSLDTIEACGGGSARCMMAEVFLLKQ from the coding sequence ATGAGACAGATTACAGATACTATACTAATGATACGTCCTGTTGCTTTCAGGATGAATGAACAGACTGCAGTAAACAATTATTACCAAAAAGTAATGGATAATCTGCTGCCTGATACAGTTAATGCTAAAGCACAGCAGGAGTTTGATGCTTTTGCCGATAAGCTTAAAGCAGCCGGAGTAAATGTGGTTGTTGTGGATGATACGGTTAATCCCGACACTCCTGATTCCATATTTCCAAATAACTGGGTTTCTTTCCATGAAAACGGGGATGTAGCCTTATATCCTATGTTTGCAGAAAACCGCAGGCTGGAGAGAAGGGAAGAGATTCTTGATATGCTGGAGGATAAAGGTTTTGTGATAGAAAATATAGTAGATTATACTTCGGCAGAAGAAGATGATATTTTTCTTGAGGGGACTGGTAGTATAGTTCTTGACAGGGCCAATCATAAAGCCTATTGCGCCTTATCACCCCGTGCCGAAGAGGAACTGTTTATAGAGTTTTGTGAAGATTTTGAATATACACCTGTTATATTTGAAGCATTCCAGACAGTAAACGGTGAACGCAAGCATATTTATCATACTAACGTAATGATGTGCATCGGTGAAACCTTTGCCGTTATTTGCGCAGAATGTATTGATGATAAGAAAGAACGTAAAATGGTATTGGATAACCTTAAGTCAGACGGGAAGGAAATTATCCTTCTTACTGAGGAGCAACTAAATCATTTTGCAGGAAATATGTTACAGGTTAGGGGCAATAATGACAGGAGTTATCTCGTTATGAGTGCTTCGGCCCATCAGGTTTTAACAAAAGACCAGATAGCAAAAATTGAAAAACATACAGAAATTTTAAGTTCAAGCCTTGATACCATTGAAGCTTGCGGAGGCGGTAGTGCACGATGCATGATGGCAGAGGTGTTTTTACTTAAACAATAA
- a CDS encoding RrF2 family transcriptional regulator, which yields MLSKKTKYGLKALIYIAKHSGTEPVLISEISDRERIPKKFLEAILLDLKKFGILGSKKGKGGGYYLLKDPRDISAATIIRVLDGPLAMLPCVSLNYYEKCDDCPDEAKCNLNKFLAQVRDNTLSLLQQRSLYDLAIL from the coding sequence ATGCTTTCTAAGAAAACTAAATACGGATTAAAGGCTCTTATCTACATTGCTAAGCATTCGGGTACAGAGCCTGTCCTTATATCTGAAATATCGGATCGCGAGCGTATACCCAAAAAGTTCCTTGAAGCTATTCTTTTGGATTTAAAAAAGTTTGGTATTCTTGGTTCTAAAAAGGGAAAGGGTGGAGGTTACTACCTGCTTAAAGATCCTAGAGATATTTCTGCTGCTACAATCATAAGGGTTTTAGATGGTCCTTTAGCCATGCTTCCATGTGTTAGCCTTAACTATTATGAGAAGTGTGACGACTGTCCGGATGAGGCAAAATGTAACCTTAATAAATTTCTTGCACAGGTGAGAGATAACACGCTTAGCCTGCTTCAGCAAAGGTCGTTGTATGATTTGGCGATTTTATAA
- a CDS encoding DUF2061 domain-containing protein produces MLDLIKAKKNFSLKDSPKISAIKAVTWRIVGTIDTMIISYILTGNITIAFSIGSVEVMSKMLLYFLHERAWARLTRKNSNEGNGEIKISE; encoded by the coding sequence ATGCTTGATTTGATAAAAGCCAAAAAAAACTTTTCACTAAAAGACAGCCCTAAGATTTCGGCAATAAAGGCAGTAACCTGGCGTATAGTAGGTACTATAGATACGATGATAATTTCCTATATACTAACCGGTAACATTACAATTGCATTTTCTATAGGGAGTGTAGAGGTAATGTCTAAAATGCTGCTTTACTTTTTACATGAAAGGGCCTGGGCAAGATTAACGAGAAAGAATAGTAATGAAGGTAATGGAGAGATTAAAATATCTGAATAA